A genomic stretch from Anaerohalosphaeraceae bacterium includes:
- a CDS encoding thiamine-phosphate kinase, translating into MSREDQITSWFVRQSRLDPKRFPIGIGDDMAEIQLAEGVSVLITTDTLMDGVHFDLSSCTLEQAGYKAMAASLSDCAAMATVPLCAVAAVSLPTDFGIEHLKQLHYGRVRAGEPFDCEVVGGDITKWRNPEGKLVLCYTMLSRPSGHHPPVRRSGAQVGDLICVTGTLGGSILGKHLEFVPRVREALEMTRLARIHSMMDITDGLSTDLSRICTQSGVGALVEAEAVPISQAAGQMPDPLGAALNDGEDFELLFTLREDQWEKLKGFSMVPLTVIGRITDSRRMQIRMPDGRVEPLVPRGYDHL; encoded by the coding sequence ATGTCGCGTGAAGACCAAATTACATCCTGGTTTGTCCGACAGTCCCGGCTGGATCCAAAACGGTTTCCGATAGGGATAGGGGATGACATGGCCGAAATTCAGCTGGCGGAGGGGGTATCGGTTCTGATTACCACCGATACGCTGATGGACGGGGTGCATTTTGATCTGTCCTCCTGCACGCTTGAGCAGGCGGGCTATAAAGCGATGGCGGCCTCGCTGAGCGATTGTGCAGCGATGGCGACGGTGCCCCTTTGTGCCGTAGCGGCGGTGTCGCTGCCGACGGATTTCGGCATCGAGCATCTCAAACAGCTGCATTACGGCCGCGTGCGGGCGGGGGAGCCCTTTGACTGCGAAGTAGTAGGAGGGGATATTACGAAATGGCGGAATCCGGAGGGCAAACTGGTTCTCTGCTATACGATGCTCAGCCGGCCCAGCGGGCATCATCCGCCGGTGCGGCGAAGCGGAGCCCAGGTCGGAGACCTGATTTGCGTAACCGGCACGCTGGGCGGGTCTATTCTGGGCAAGCATCTGGAGTTTGTGCCGCGGGTGAGGGAGGCGCTGGAGATGACGCGGCTGGCCCGGATTCATTCGATGATGGATATCACGGACGGCTTGAGCACAGACCTGAGCCGAATCTGTACGCAAAGCGGCGTCGGGGCCCTGGTGGAGGCGGAGGCCGTTCCCATTTCGCAGGCGGCCGGACAAATGCCCGACCCGCTTGGGGCGGCACTGAATGACGGCGAGGATTTTGAACTGCTCTTTACGCTGCGGGAGGACCAGTGGGAAAAATTGAAGGGTTTTTCGATGGTTCCGCTGACCGTCATCGGGCGGATTACGGACAGCCGCCGGATGCAGATTCGGATGCCGGACGGGCGGGTGGAACCGCTGGTGCCGCGGGGATATGACCATTTATGA
- the argH gene encoding argininosuccinate lyase translates to MAQGEKSWEKRLSGGPDELAVDFVESLSFDRRLYKHDIAGSIAHAEMLAARGLITRAELADIKKGLLEIAEEIASGRFVFDKRQEDIHMAVEAALIAKIGEAGKKLHTGRSRNDQVATDLRLWMRDEIEILQAYLTDLQRALVKQAEQYAQEIMPAYTHLQRAQPVTIGAYLLSFVEMLARDWSRLKDCRTRLNVCPLGSGAVAGSTLPLDREMTAKSLGFADITYNSIDSVSDRDFCAEFIFCCSLIAAHLSRLAEDWILFATTEFGFIRIADAYCTSSSMMPQKRNPDMLELIRGKTGSVYGALVGMLTILKAQPSAYNRDLQEDKLHVFRAADVTEACVQMARAIVEHTVFQTKQIADGLDQGFLDATAMAEYLVGKGMPFREAHGIVGTLVAQCEKEGKVKLSQLALEQMQAVCRVIDRDVYEVLDPAGVCRNYKTLGAGSLQNTRAQIQYWKEKIKEQ, encoded by the coding sequence ATGGCACAAGGTGAAAAGAGCTGGGAAAAGCGGCTTTCGGGCGGTCCGGATGAACTGGCGGTCGATTTTGTCGAGTCGCTGTCGTTTGACAGGCGGTTGTATAAGCACGATATCGCCGGTTCGATTGCGCATGCTGAAATGCTGGCCGCACGGGGGCTGATTACCCGGGCCGAGTTGGCGGACATCAAAAAGGGGCTTTTGGAGATTGCCGAGGAAATTGCCTCCGGCCGGTTTGTGTTTGACAAACGGCAGGAGGATATTCATATGGCGGTCGAGGCGGCGCTGATTGCCAAAATCGGCGAGGCGGGTAAGAAGCTGCACACCGGAAGAAGCCGCAATGACCAGGTGGCAACGGACCTGCGGCTGTGGATGCGCGATGAGATTGAGATCCTGCAGGCATATCTGACGGACCTGCAGCGGGCGCTGGTCAAACAGGCCGAGCAGTATGCACAGGAGATTATGCCCGCCTATACGCACCTGCAGCGGGCTCAGCCGGTGACGATTGGGGCGTATCTGCTCAGCTTTGTGGAGATGCTGGCCAGGGACTGGAGCCGTCTGAAAGACTGCCGCACACGTCTGAATGTCTGTCCGCTGGGCAGCGGGGCCGTGGCGGGTTCAACTCTCCCGCTGGACCGGGAAATGACGGCCAAGTCGCTCGGTTTTGCCGACATTACCTATAACAGTATTGATTCCGTTTCGGATCGGGATTTTTGTGCGGAGTTTATTTTCTGCTGCTCTTTGATTGCTGCCCATCTGTCCCGACTGGCGGAGGACTGGATTCTGTTTGCGACAACCGAGTTCGGCTTTATCCGAATCGCGGATGCCTACTGCACCTCGTCGAGTATGATGCCGCAAAAACGCAATCCGGATATGCTGGAGCTGATTCGAGGCAAGACCGGTTCAGTCTATGGGGCCCTTGTAGGGATGCTGACGATTCTGAAGGCCCAGCCGTCCGCCTACAATCGGGACCTGCAGGAGGACAAGCTGCATGTATTTCGGGCGGCCGATGTAACGGAGGCCTGCGTGCAGATGGCGAGGGCGATTGTTGAGCATACGGTTTTTCAGACAAAGCAGATTGCCGATGGATTAGACCAGGGTTTTCTGGATGCAACGGCGATGGCCGAGTATCTTGTCGGCAAGGGGATGCCGTTCCGGGAGGCGCACGGGATTGTCGGGACCCTCGTGGCCCAGTGCGAAAAAGAGGGCAAAGTCAAACTGTCGCAGCTGGCTCTGGAGCAGATGCAGGCCGTCTGCCGGGTGATTGATAGGGATGTGTATGAGGTTTTGGACCCCGCCGGCGTGTGCAGGAACTACAAGACGCTCGGCGCCGGCAGTCTTCAAAATACCCGAGCGCAAATTCAGTATTGGAAAGAAAAAATCAAAGAACAGTGA